DNA from Bacteroidota bacterium:
AGCTCAACCTGACAGCGAGTTCGTCGTGCTCGAAGGCGACGAATACGACACGGCATTTTTCGATAAACGCTCGAAATTTATACACTACCTGCCGTCGACGCTGATTATCAACAATATTGAATTCGATCACGCCGATATCTTCGCATCGATCGATGAGATTAAGCTCACCTTCCGGCGGGCCGTGAATCTCGTGCCACGGAATGGTGTCGTTATTGCCAACGCTGACGATGACAATGTGAACGAAGTTATACTGGGCTCTCAGGCACCCGTCGTAACTTTCGGAATCAGTAGAAACGCCAACTTTCGCGCGCTCGATATTCAGTACACAGACCACTCGTCCCGGTTCCGCGTTCAAGCCGTTGGGCATCCAGAGGCGACATTAGAGATTCCGATGCTGGGCGAGTTCAATGTCCGGAATGCCCTCGCCGTCACTGCAGCCGCGCGGCATCATGGACTCTCCTTCGATGAAATTCAGACCGCATTCACGCAATTCAAGAGCATCAAGCGCCGCTTGGAAAAGAAGGGCGAGTTTGGTGGCGTCACGGTTTATGATGATTTCGCGCACCATCCGACGGCCATCCGTGCAACGCTGCAAGCGCTCCGCCAACGTCATCCAAAGGAACGACTGATTGCTATCTTTGAACCTCGCTCGAACACGACTCGCCGCAACATATTCCAGAAAGAGCTTGCCGAGTGTTTCGATGACGCCAACATCGTCTTTATGTCACAGATTGCCCGTCTGCACCTTCTGAAGGAAGAAGAGCGCTTGAATCCCGAAACCGTAATGGACGACCTGCGCCATCGCGGGAAGGATGCGTATTACTTGCCGGATGCCCCTGCCATCGCCGAGAAAGTCGGCGAAGTATCGAAATCCGGAGATGTCGTGATCGTGATGAGCAATGGGAGTTTCGGCGGCCTTCATGACCTGCTGAGGCAAATTTTGAGCAACGCGGAATAGGCAACGGGTTCGGAATTGAAACTTCTTCCACGGCGCGGGGTTTAAACGATACGTGCATTTAGGCCTCTAAGAACCATGAGAATTTTCATCGCAGCTTTCCTCCTTTGTACATCCCTCACCATTACCGCTGAGGCACAGTTTCGCTCGGACATTCAGAAGCAGGACCCGCCGTTGAACACTGCCGACGCAATGAAGGGAGGCGACTTCTTTTCCACGCTGCTCGATCCCGCGCGCTTCTCGATGCATCAGACATATTCTATGTCAGTCATGTCCTCCGGCATGGGTAATTATGGCTTGAGCATGTTCACAAACACCTTCAGCTATAAGGCGTCTGACGATCTCTTTATCTCTGCCGATGTCTCGGCCGTTTATTCGCCGTTTAGCTCGTTTGGAAGCGCATTTCAGAATCAAATGAATGGCATCTACCTGACCAATGCCCGGCTCGACTGGAAGCTTGGAGAGAATACATTCATGCGCGTTGAATACGTCGGTGGGCCACCCAGTTATGGCTACAATCCATTCGGCTACGATTCGTATAATCCATTCTCGAATGGATTAACTAGCACCCCGCCCCCTGCCAAACTGCCCGGACATTAAGACCATCATTTGGCCAGACGGCGGCTTATCGATCGAATCATTGGCGGTAGCGAGCGAGAGCGCGAACGACGCCGACGCCTTGCTGCCCAATTCGCATCCTGGATCTTTGTCGGAATTGTCGTATTACTCGTGGGCTTGCTTGGGGCACAGTTCTTTACCAGAACGGTTCTCACTCACCCGGTAAGTGGTGAACTTGATCGGCCCGATATGCTCGTCCGGAAAGGCGAGCGGATTCAGGTCAATGTGCTTAATGGTTCGAACCGCTCGCGGGTCGCGCTTCGGTTTACCGATTATCTGCGTGCCCGAAAGTTCGATGTCGTCCATATTGACAACTACAAGGATACCGGTGTCGCACGATCGTTTCTCGTCGATCGCGTCGGCGATAGCATCTCCGCTAAGAAGCTCGCGTATGCTCTCGGAATCGAAGACTCGCTCATTCGGCGTGATATTGACACCGAAGAATATGTTAAGGCCGATGTCATAATCGGTAAGGATTTTCCGCAACTCAAACCAATGAAGTAGCCAGCACACCCAGAATGGGAAAAACGCTCAAAAAGAAGACAACTCCAAAATCGAAATCGGCCATTGATAAGAAGCCTGCTCTCGGATCGAAGCCGGCCAAGAAAAGTCCCACAGCGAAGAGGCCCGCAGCCAAGCGGCCTGCAGCGAAGACGCTGGCACGAACACCCCGGCCAACGCCGCAAGCCGAAGATCCAATTCGCGTGGCCGCCCTCAAGGCTGCTCAGTATGCCATCGAAAAGAAGGCGGAGGCCGTCCGTCTGCTCGATTTGCGGAAGGTCACCACGATGACGGACTTTTTCGTCATTGCCACTGGCACCAGTGACCGCCAAGTCAAAGCTATCGCCGAAAACGTAATCGCCGAAATGCGGGACACCGAGGGAATCCCGGCATGGCGAAGTGAAGGTTGGGAGCGCCTGGACTGGGTCCTCATTGATTTTGTCGATTTTGTGGTTCATGTATTCCAGGAAGAAGCCCGGAAATATTACAATTTGGAGCGGCTCTGGGGAGATGCCCTGACAATTGATGTCGAGGACACCTCACGGCCGAAGCGCAGAAAAGCTTCGAAGGCTCCATCTGCGGAGGGCGCCCGGGCCACACCACGACGAAAGTCGGCAGTCCGGGTCATCAGCGAGTTCAAGCACGTAGGGACGAAATAGTTAGGAAGTCGGAGATACAAATGGAGGTTTATTTGGGGCGGCATTTCCGCTCTGCGCTCGATCGCTTGGGCGCGCCGAACGATACCCGTGTGGAATTCGAAATTCCGCAGAATGCGTCGCATGGCGATCTTTCTACGAATGTCGCAATGACACTCGCCAAGCCGCTCAAAAAGTCGCCTCGCCAGATCGCACAGGAAATCATTGGGCACCTCGATCTCGATAGTGGTTACGTGCGCTCGATCGATATCGCCGGTCCGGGCTTCATCAACGTGACATTCAGTAAGACCTATCTCATCGATCAGTTGCGCGCGCTGCTCGATGAAGGCGCGAGATTTGGACGCACGCGGACAAACGAGGGCAAGGCCATCAATCTCGAGTGGGTCAGCGCCAACCCGACCGGAAGGCTCCATGCTGGCCATGGCAGACAAGTTTGCCTGGGTCAGGCGATCGCGAATCTCCTCGAATGGACGGGCGGAAATCTTACGCGCGAGTATTATTTCAACAATGCCGGCAACCAAATGGCGAATCTCGCCAAGTCGGTGCGCGTCCGATATTTGCAGCAGTTGGGCGAGCAAATCGAACTGAATGATGACGGCTACCGCGGCGAAGAGATCGTCGACATCGCCAAGCAAATGGTCGCTGAGTTCGGCGAATCGAAACGAGGCGCTCCCCTTTCGGTCTTCCAGTCCTACGGTGAACAAGCTAACTTTGGCAGCATCCGGTCGACCCTCGATCGACTGGGCGTCCACCATGACGTCTTCTTCAATGAGAATTCGCTGTACGACTCGGGCGCGGTTGAATCGACGATCCGCGAGTTCAAAGAGCACAACTTGGCCTATGAAAAGGATGGCGCCTTGTGGCTCAAGCTCTCCGAAATGGGAGAGAAAGAAGACCGGGTGATTGTGAAATCCTCAGGCGAACCAACGTACCGCCTGCCAGATATCTGCTATCATCGCAACAAACTGGGCCGGGGCTACGACCAGATCATTGACATCTTTGGCGCCGATCATATCGCCACGATTGCCGATGTCCTTGCGGCTCTCCGTGCATTAGGATACGACACCGCGCGAATCAAGGTCATCATTCATCAGATGGTCTCGTTCGTTTCGGGTGGCGAATTGATCATGTTCTCGAAGCGGAGCGGTGGTGCATATACGCTCGACGAATTGATCGAGGATGTCGGAGCCGATGCTGCCAAGTTCTTCTTCAACATGCGCTCGGCCGGTTCACATTTGGAGTTCGATGTGGAACTTGCCAAAGAGCAATCCGAAAAGAACCCTGTCTATTACGTGCAGTATGCGCATGCTCGCATTGCGAGCATTCTTCGATTTGCAGAACAGCAAGGTCTTGATATCAGCCAGGTCGAGCGGGCCGATCTGACCATACTCGATCATGTCGAAGAGCACGCACTCATTAAAGTCTTGCTCCGCTTTCCAACGGTCCTGGACCGATCCGCCGTTTCGCTTGCCCCGCATCATGTCTGCGAGTATCTTCGCGAGGTCGCGCAACAGTTCCATAAGTTCTATCACGACTGCCGCATTGTCGGAAGTGCGCCGGAGCTACAATCTGCGCGGCTTGCGCTCACACTCGCTGCCAAGCGCGTTTTGGCCGGCGGCTGTGCCGTGCTCGACGTGACTGCGCCGGAAAGCATGTAACCCGATGATCCCCATGGGCGGCGAGATTCTGCTCGTCATTTTTTTTCTCATCCTGCATGCATTCTTCTCGCTGGCTGAGACGAGTGTGCTCAGTGTTCGGCGAAGCCGATTGCATGAGATGCTGGAGGATGAGAAGACTCCGGAGTGGAAGATTCGCCGGGCACGCAAAATCCTCGCGTTCAAATCAAATCCGGAAAGTTTTATCGCGACGGTCCAGTCCGGCTCGGTCTTCTTCAGTTTTTTGGCGGCCACGTACACCGCGTTCATTGCGTATGAGCATATCTGGCCAGTCGTTCAGCGAATCTTCGGCTTCTCTGCCGATTTCAGTCTTGCCATTGCCTTCATTGTGATGATCATAGGTGTAACAGTACTCGATCTCACGTTCGGTGCGCTCATACCGAAATCTATTGCGCTTCATCAATCGGAGCCGATCGCATTGGCCATTGCGCCGACGCTCGGTCTGATCCTCCGGACGCTGAAGCCCATCGTACACCTTCCGGTTGTAATCTCGAATTTGGTGCTCCGACCACTCAAGGACCGGACAAGCTTCACAGAGAGTCTGATTTCCGAGGAAGAATTTCGCGTCATGCTCGAAGAAGGCACACGAAGTGGCACCATTGACAAGACCGAGAACGAACTGATCGAGAATATCTTCGATTTCCGCGACCGGACCGCACGCGAAATTATGGTCCCGCGTATCAAGATGAGTGCGATCAACCTTGACTTACCGCGTGAGGAGGTGATAGATCGGATTATCCAGGAGGGATACACGCGGCTACCTGTCTATCGGGATACGCTCGATAATGTTCTTGGGGTCATTTACTCCAAGGATGTCGTCGCGCTCATCGAGCATCCGGAGCTGATTATCCTTTTTGACATTATACGACCGGTGCCATTCGTCCCTGAAACCAAGAATATTGCCGATCTTTTGGGGGAATTACAGCGAGAGAAACACCATCTGGCCATTGTCGTAGATGAATTTGGTGGTACCGCCGGTCTGATCACGCTCGAAGATATTATCGAAGAAATTGTCGGCGAAATTCAGGACGAGTACGACGAGGAGCAGCGCACACTTCAGGTCGCCGAGGACCGCTTGTCGGCAGCGCTTTCCGCCAATTACTCTATCGCCGATGCGAATCGTGAACTGGAAAAGATCTTTCCTGACTTTCACATTCCCGACGATGAGGAGTACGAATCGGTCAGCGGCTATGTCAATAAGCTCTTTGGACACATTCCGGATTTGGGCGAGACGATCGAAACACAGGGGGTCAAGATCGTTGTTGCAGCCAAAGGTCCGATGAATGTTTCAAAGGTCCGATTCGAGGCGATGCCCGATTACAATTTACGAATTACGAATGGTTAATGGATACTGTTGGAAGCTGAAACACTTGGTTATGCTCGTGAGAGTTCATTCGTCATCCGTTATTCGTAATTGAACATGCGCGTATCGCTTGCGGCGCTTGCTGCTATTTTTTCTCTGCTTGCCTCCGGACTCCTGCTCGCCCAGCAGCCTTCGAGTGATGTGCTGAAACTCGCACGCGCGGGGTTCGACTATGAGCAGCAAGGCGAATACCGGCTGGCAATCTTCGAGTATGACACCGCGATCAAACTCGACCCGAAATATCCCTATCCGTATGAGCGAATCGGGGCAATTTACCAGCGGGTCAAAAACTATCCGCTGGCGATCAGCTACTACTCGCGCGCCATTCAGCTTGACAGCAGCTTCGATGTCTATAACTACTTTAATCTCGGTCCCTGCTATCGCATTCTTGAGAAGCACGATAGTGCTATTATTGCGCTGAAGGAGTTTTTGCACCGCATCCAGCCTGTCAATCATTATGACACCGTCAGCATGAAGGATGCCGATTGGTGGATCAAGTTTAACCTTGGCTGCATCATAGAAAAAGCGAAGCCCAAGAATACCGGAGAGCCGGTGAAGCTCAGCGAAATCAGTAGTAGCTTTGATGATTTCGCACCGAGCGTCACAGCGGATGGGCAGGTGCTCTTTTTCACGTCGCGCCGTGCCGGTACGAACGCAAAGCAAGAGATCGAAACTGGCGATTTCGGCGAGGACCTCTTTGTCAGTCACAAAGATACAAGCGGTCGCTGGGGACCTGCGGCTCCGCTACCTCCCCCGTTGAACTCGATCGACGACGAAGGCGCAGCTACCATCAGTGCGGACGGACAAACGATGTACATCAGTCTCTGTCGCCGA
Protein-coding regions in this window:
- a CDS encoding LytR C-terminal domain-containing protein — protein: MARRRLIDRIIGGSERERERRRRLAAQFASWIFVGIVVLLVGLLGAQFFTRTVLTHPVSGELDRPDMLVRKGERIQVNVLNGSNRSRVALRFTDYLRARKFDVVHIDNYKDTGVARSFLVDRVGDSISAKKLAYALGIEDSLIRRDIDTEEYVKADVIIGKDFPQLKPMK
- the mpl gene encoding UDP-N-acetylmuramate:L-alanyl-gamma-D-glutamyl-meso-diaminopimelate ligase: MRLYFIGICGTAMGNGALLLRALGHEVSGSDDSIYPPMSLLLAEQGITMLPGYRTENLNPAPDLVIIGNAMSRGNIEVETVLDRRLPFTSLPELLKREVIQGKTSVVVTGTHGKSTTSSLMAWTLESAGRRPTFLIGGIPENFGQGYQAQPDSEFVVLEGDEYDTAFFDKRSKFIHYLPSTLIINNIEFDHADIFASIDEIKLTFRRAVNLVPRNGVVIANADDDNVNEVILGSQAPVVTFGISRNANFRALDIQYTDHSSRFRVQAVGHPEATLEIPMLGEFNVRNALAVTAAARHHGLSFDEIQTAFTQFKSIKRRLEKKGEFGGVTVYDDFAHHPTAIRATLQALRQRHPKERLIAIFEPRSNTTRRNIFQKELAECFDDANIVFMSQIARLHLLKEEERLNPETVMDDLRHRGKDAYYLPDAPAIAEKVGEVSKSGDVVIVMSNGSFGGLHDLLRQILSNAE
- a CDS encoding hemolysin family protein, whose translation is MIPMGGEILLVIFFLILHAFFSLAETSVLSVRRSRLHEMLEDEKTPEWKIRRARKILAFKSNPESFIATVQSGSVFFSFLAATYTAFIAYEHIWPVVQRIFGFSADFSLAIAFIVMIIGVTVLDLTFGALIPKSIALHQSEPIALAIAPTLGLILRTLKPIVHLPVVISNLVLRPLKDRTSFTESLISEEEFRVMLEEGTRSGTIDKTENELIENIFDFRDRTAREIMVPRIKMSAINLDLPREEVIDRIIQEGYTRLPVYRDTLDNVLGVIYSKDVVALIEHPELIILFDIIRPVPFVPETKNIADLLGELQREKHHLAIVVDEFGGTAGLITLEDIIEEIVGEIQDEYDEEQRTLQVAEDRLSAALSANYSIADANRELEKIFPDFHIPDDEEYESVSGYVNKLFGHIPDLGETIETQGVKIVVAAKGPMNVSKVRFEAMPDYNLRITNG
- the argS gene encoding arginine--tRNA ligase, whose product is MEVYLGRHFRSALDRLGAPNDTRVEFEIPQNASHGDLSTNVAMTLAKPLKKSPRQIAQEIIGHLDLDSGYVRSIDIAGPGFINVTFSKTYLIDQLRALLDEGARFGRTRTNEGKAINLEWVSANPTGRLHAGHGRQVCLGQAIANLLEWTGGNLTREYYFNNAGNQMANLAKSVRVRYLQQLGEQIELNDDGYRGEEIVDIAKQMVAEFGESKRGAPLSVFQSYGEQANFGSIRSTLDRLGVHHDVFFNENSLYDSGAVESTIREFKEHNLAYEKDGALWLKLSEMGEKEDRVIVKSSGEPTYRLPDICYHRNKLGRGYDQIIDIFGADHIATIADVLAALRALGYDTARIKVIIHQMVSFVSGGELIMFSKRSGGAYTLDELIEDVGADAAKFFFNMRSAGSHLEFDVELAKEQSEKNPVYYVQYAHARIASILRFAEQQGLDISQVERADLTILDHVEEHALIKVLLRFPTVLDRSAVSLAPHHVCEYLREVAQQFHKFYHDCRIVGSAPELQSARLALTLAAKRVLAGGCAVLDVTAPESM
- the rsfS gene encoding ribosome silencing factor — protein: MGKTLKKKTTPKSKSAIDKKPALGSKPAKKSPTAKRPAAKRPAAKTLARTPRPTPQAEDPIRVAALKAAQYAIEKKAEAVRLLDLRKVTTMTDFFVIATGTSDRQVKAIAENVIAEMRDTEGIPAWRSEGWERLDWVLIDFVDFVVHVFQEEARKYYNLERLWGDALTIDVEDTSRPKRRKASKAPSAEGARATPRRKSAVRVISEFKHVGTK